One window of the Clostridium sp. MB40-C1 genome contains the following:
- a CDS encoding FlxA-like family protein: protein MKIGATSNMIFNSMSTGLKYNNHSGKGMSPLEKQKFQLQEQMKKIEESKSSKESKENSIKELQEKLEEVEAQLAKEKLEKSTEKTKVEK, encoded by the coding sequence GTGAAAATAGGTGCAACATCAAATATGATTTTTAATTCTATGTCAACAGGACTAAAGTACAATAATCATTCAGGAAAAGGGATGAGTCCTTTAGAAAAACAAAAGTTTCAGTTGCAAGAACAAATGAAAAAGATTGAGGAAAGTAAGTCTTCTAAAGAAAGTAAGGAAAATTCAATTAAAGAACTTCAAGAAAAACTTGAAGAAGTTGAAGCACAGTTAGCTAAGGAAAAGCTTGAGAAATCAACTGAAAAAACAAAAGTTGAAAAATGA
- a CDS encoding LytTR family DNA-binding domain-containing protein, giving the protein MLKIAVCDDEVIQRIDTVKKIKKGLENNYCDYNYDIKQFSSGEQLLFSGGYFDIVFLDIKMGKLSGIDIAKNIRKNNNDTKIIFITAFQEYVFDAFDVSAFHYLIKPVAEEKILEIINRILKEISHITSNEQCIVINRGKSTIKVILDNVSFFEVQNRVINIHTEREVIQYYDKIANVEAKVPKESFFRCHRSYIVNLKYVKKFNKTEIMLNDNTRIALSKVNMMNFPTLF; this is encoded by the coding sequence ATGCTTAAGATAGCAGTTTGTGATGATGAAGTAATTCAGAGAATAGATACTGTAAAGAAAATTAAAAAGGGTTTAGAAAACAATTATTGTGATTATAACTATGATATTAAACAATTTAGTAGTGGAGAACAACTACTTTTCTCTGGTGGTTATTTTGATATTGTGTTTTTAGATATAAAAATGGGAAAGCTTTCAGGTATAGATATAGCTAAAAACATTAGGAAAAATAATAATGATACAAAGATTATTTTTATAACAGCTTTTCAAGAATATGTTTTTGATGCATTTGATGTATCTGCATTTCATTACCTTATAAAACCTGTAGCTGAAGAAAAAATATTAGAAATTATTAATAGAATTTTAAAGGAAATTAGTCATATAACAAGTAATGAACAGTGTATTGTGATAAATAGAGGAAAAAGTACAATAAAAGTGATATTAGATAATGTAAGTTTTTTTGAGGTACAGAATAGAGTTATAAATATACATACTGAAAGAGAAGTAATACAGTATTATGATAAGATTGCAAATGTAGAGGCGAAGGTTCCTAAAGAGAGCTTTTTTAGGTGCCACAGAAGTTACATAGTAAACCTTAAATATGTAAAGAAGTTTAATAAAACAGAAATAATGTTAAATGATAATACGAGAATAGCGCTGTCAAAAGTAAATATGATGAATTTTCCCACGCTTTTCTAA
- a CDS encoding sensor histidine kinase produces MDTHNHIYFCFSLIFCKGTCLKKLIVTIIYNCFNELIQYITVPVIYTSEYIVILNSSVQTQQIRDIVNYLFLIITQLIYILILKFILKNYYIDNGFKDFKYMLFFVVPNVFIVALLCEYFKEYYKGNNMSNSLFNNIKMMGFASMALICGVFTVIILDRLIKENALRQKEALLAHQFNIQARHYKDLQIQFKNTRMFKHDINNHLICIKNLIANGDIKSTEQYIKKITESLENLNLKVNTGNPFADAVISEKYNISIDKNIDFKCNVKMLNGINMDPFDLCVILGNALDNAIEACEKITDESIKKYIHITSTFNKSFIVFEIKNSMKGYIHKNHMSTDKGDAINHGLGLLNIESIADKYFGTTYIENSENIFELSIMLQVL; encoded by the coding sequence ATGGATACCCACAACCATATATATTTTTGTTTTTCTTTAATATTTTGTAAAGGTACATGCCTCAAGAAGCTTATAGTTACTATAATTTATAATTGTTTTAATGAACTTATACAGTATATAACAGTGCCTGTAATTTATACATCAGAGTATATTGTTATATTAAATTCATCTGTTCAGACACAACAGATAAGGGATATAGTAAACTACTTATTTTTAATTATTACACAATTAATTTACATCTTAATACTTAAATTTATATTAAAAAATTATTATATTGATAATGGGTTTAAAGATTTCAAATATATGTTGTTTTTTGTTGTTCCTAATGTGTTTATAGTAGCTTTATTATGTGAATATTTTAAGGAATATTATAAAGGCAATAATATGAGTAATTCGTTATTTAATAATATAAAAATGATGGGATTTGCATCTATGGCTTTAATTTGTGGGGTGTTTACTGTAATAATTTTGGACAGGCTCATAAAGGAAAATGCCCTGCGTCAGAAGGAAGCATTATTAGCACATCAATTTAATATACAAGCGAGACATTATAAAGATTTGCAGATACAATTTAAAAATACTAGGATGTTTAAACACGACATAAATAATCACCTGATTTGTATTAAAAATTTAATTGCTAATGGTGATATAAAAAGTACAGAACAGTACATAAAAAAGATAACTGAGTCATTGGAAAATCTTAATTTAAAAGTAAACACTGGGAATCCATTTGCAGATGCTGTTATAAGTGAAAAATATAATATAAGCATAGATAAAAATATAGATTTTAAGTGTAATGTAAAAATGCTGAATGGAATAAACATGGACCCTTTTGATTTATGTGTAATACTTGGTAATGCCTTAGATAATGCAATAGAGGCTTGTGAAAAAATTACAGACGAAAGTATAAAAAAATATATACATATAACAAGTACATTCAATAAGTCATTTATAGTATTTGAAATAAAGAATAGTATGAAGGGATATATACATAAAAATCATATGAGTACAGATAAGGGGGATGCTATAAATCACGGATTAGGGCTTTTGAATATTGAAAGTATTGCGGATAAGTATTTTGGAACTACTTATATTGAAAATAGTGAAAATATATTTGAACTAAGTATTATGCTTCAAGTTCTATAG
- a CDS encoding xanthine phosphoribosyltransferase, whose product MERLKKCIVEEGRALSENVLKVDSFLNHQVDPDLMYEMGTYFKNYFKEHGITKIFTIESSGIAPAVMTAIQMNLPMVTLKKQTSKILTGDVYQTTVHSFTKGSDYELTLSKKYITEEDNILVIDDFLANGEAALGAVRLVEGAGAKVAGIGIVIEKSFQPGRKMLDEKGYDVYSLARINKLGKDLIEFVK is encoded by the coding sequence GTGGAAAGATTAAAAAAGTGTATTGTAGAAGAAGGACGAGCATTATCTGAAAATGTATTAAAGGTTGATTCATTCTTAAATCATCAAGTAGACCCAGATTTGATGTATGAAATGGGAACTTATTTTAAAAATTATTTTAAAGAACATGGAATTACAAAGATATTTACAATTGAAAGCTCAGGGATTGCTCCAGCTGTTATGACCGCAATACAAATGAATTTGCCAATGGTAACACTAAAAAAGCAAACATCAAAAATTCTAACTGGAGATGTTTATCAAACAACCGTACATTCATTTACAAAAGGATCAGATTATGAATTAACATTATCTAAAAAATATATTACGGAAGAAGACAATATATTAGTGATAGATGACTTTTTAGCAAATGGTGAAGCTGCATTAGGAGCTGTACGTTTAGTTGAAGGAGCAGGAGCTAAAGTTGCTGGAATCGGAATTGTTATTGAAAAATCATTTCAACCTGGACGTAAGATGTTAGATGAAAAAGGATATGATGTATATTCGTTAGCACGTATTAATAAGCTTGGAAAAGATTTAATTGAATTTGTAAAATAG